The following proteins are co-located in the Deinococcus yavapaiensis KR-236 genome:
- the tsaD gene encoding tRNA (adenosine(37)-N6)-threonylcarbamoyltransferase complex transferase subunit TsaD — translation MLILGIDTSCDDTGVGLVRIDGGVPVVVANTVWTQMVHAKFGGVMPELASREHVERIDEVTVAALSEAGVKMSDIDAVAATHGPGLVGALLVGLLYGKGLAQGLGKPFYAVHHLEGHIYAAASEAELAPPYLALVVSGGHTHLFDIERVGEYKLVGATRDDAAGEAFDKVARLLDLGFPGGPAISRAAESGDAAAVPFTRPLAGQGGFDFSFSGLKTAALLAVRGGRYRTEDIAASFQRAVVDALVTTTRRAARTLGRDTVVVSGGVAANAALREAFGATDLRVFFPGRGLNTDNGAMIALAGAAAVLAGREVEGLSAGAAAYLPLASS, via the coding sequence ATGCTGATCCTCGGAATCGACACGTCCTGCGACGACACGGGCGTGGGCCTCGTGCGAATCGACGGCGGCGTTCCCGTCGTCGTCGCGAACACCGTCTGGACGCAGATGGTCCACGCGAAGTTCGGCGGTGTCATGCCCGAACTCGCGTCACGCGAGCACGTCGAGCGGATCGACGAAGTCACGGTCGCCGCCTTGAGCGAAGCGGGCGTGAAGATGTCGGACATCGACGCGGTCGCCGCCACGCACGGCCCCGGCCTCGTGGGGGCGCTTCTCGTCGGCTTGTTGTACGGCAAGGGCCTCGCGCAAGGGCTCGGCAAGCCTTTTTACGCCGTGCACCACCTCGAAGGGCACATCTACGCCGCCGCGTCCGAAGCCGAACTCGCTCCGCCGTACCTCGCCCTCGTCGTGTCGGGCGGGCACACGCACTTGTTCGACATCGAGCGCGTCGGAGAGTACAAACTCGTGGGCGCCACACGCGACGACGCGGCAGGAGAAGCGTTCGACAAGGTCGCGCGTCTGCTCGACCTCGGCTTTCCCGGCGGTCCTGCTATTTCGCGGGCGGCCGAGAGCGGAGATGCCGCCGCCGTACCGTTCACGCGGCCCCTCGCCGGACAAGGAGGCTTCGACTTTTCCTTCAGCGGCCTCAAGACGGCCGCGCTCCTCGCCGTGCGCGGCGGACGGTACCGAACCGAGGACATCGCCGCGAGCTTTCAGCGGGCCGTCGTCGACGCGCTCGTGACGACGACTCGGCGTGCCGCGCGCACCCTCGGGCGCGACACGGTCGTCGTGTCGGGCGGCGTGGCGGCGAACGCGGCCTTGCGAGAAGCGTTCGGAGCGACGGACCTCCGCGTGTTCTTTCCGGGCCGCGGACTCAATACCGACAACGGAGCGATGATCGCGCTCGCGGGAGCGGCGGCGGTGCTGGCAGGACGAGAGGTGGAGGGACTTTCGGCGGGTGCGGCGGCGTACTTGCCGCTCGCGTCGTCGTGA
- a CDS encoding MBL fold metallo-hydrolase has translation MTNRKNLDRRDALKLTLGASLVAATSGFTAKAQTSQNAPAAGTNGGGFYRTKVGDFTVVVLSDGQAAPGAALPNWGANPELQDQFAAALRENFIDPARYVNNFNPMLIDTGTQRVLIDTGRGGDAGRLLANMAAAGYRPADVTTVFLTHGHGDHIGGLASFPGARLVMGEAEFNFWATQAQPSAAVQKNLIANRARFTLLGENAEIVPGVTTVPAYGHTAGQFAVLVRSGDQQLMHLADAGGQSILSLRFPANYLGFDADKPTAVATRARLFDRASNDRLRVVGYHFPWPGIGYVRRREGGGYEFVPEYFLF, from the coding sequence ATGACCAACCGTAAGAACCTTGACCGCCGCGACGCCCTCAAACTCACCCTCGGCGCCAGCCTCGTCGCCGCCACGAGCGGATTCACCGCCAAAGCCCAGACGAGCCAGAACGCGCCCGCCGCCGGCACCAACGGCGGCGGCTTCTACCGCACCAAAGTCGGCGATTTCACGGTCGTCGTTCTCAGTGACGGGCAGGCCGCGCCGGGCGCGGCGCTTCCCAACTGGGGCGCCAATCCCGAACTGCAAGATCAGTTCGCCGCCGCCTTGCGCGAGAACTTCATCGATCCCGCGCGCTACGTCAACAACTTCAACCCGATGCTGATCGACACGGGAACGCAGCGTGTCTTGATCGACACCGGCCGTGGAGGCGACGCCGGCCGTCTCTTGGCGAACATGGCGGCCGCCGGCTACCGCCCCGCTGACGTCACCACGGTGTTTCTCACGCACGGGCACGGCGATCACATCGGGGGGCTCGCCAGCTTTCCCGGCGCCCGCCTCGTGATGGGCGAAGCCGAGTTCAACTTCTGGGCAACTCAGGCGCAGCCCAGCGCCGCCGTGCAGAAAAACCTCATCGCCAACCGCGCGCGATTCACGCTGCTCGGAGAAAACGCCGAGATCGTTCCCGGCGTCACCACGGTGCCTGCCTACGGCCACACGGCCGGCCAATTCGCAGTCCTCGTCCGCAGCGGCGACCAGCAACTCATGCACCTCGCCGACGCGGGCGGCCAATCCATCCTGTCGCTGCGCTTCCCCGCCAACTACCTCGGCTTCGACGCCGACAAGCCCACGGCCGTCGCCACGCGCGCCCGACTCTTCGACCGCGCCTCGAACGATCGCCTGCGCGTCGTCGGGTACCACTTCCCGTGGCCCGGAATCGGGTACGTGCGCCGCCGCGAAGGTGGCGGCTACGAATTCGTGCCGGAGTACTTCCTGTTCTAG
- the treS gene encoding maltose alpha-D-glucosyltransferase: MATDWYKDAVFYELHVRAFQDGNNDGKGDFRGLITRLDYLKSLGVDCLWLLPFYPSPLKDDGYDIADFYDIHPDYGTLEDFKAFLSEAHARGIRVIADLVVNHISDQHAWFQEARKGRDNPYHDYFVWSDTGTEYQEARIIFTDTEKSNWTWDATAGRYFWHRFFSQQPDLNYDNPAVREEMKNVIRFWLGLGLDGFRVDAVPYLYEREGTICENLPETHQYLRELRQLADEEFPGKVLLAEANQWPEDVVAYFGTDEQPEFHMCFHFPVMPRLFMGLRREDATPIREIMDRTPAIPSFGQWATFLRNHDELTLEMVTDEERDYMYAEYAKDPRMKINVGIRRRLMPLLDNSRRRTELLHALLFSLPGSPILYYGDEIGMGDNIFLGDRNGVRTPMQWSMDRNAGFSRADYNLLYFPVIADPVYGYQTVNVEAQERFETSLLKWMRRTLQTRKRYPAFARGDIQFLETGNRKVLAFLRTYGEERLLVVCNLSRFVQSAQLDMRAYDGFTPVELIGETPFPPIGELPYFFTFGPHAFYWFRLEKPLDQPS; this comes from the coding sequence ATGGCGACCGATTGGTACAAGGACGCGGTCTTCTACGAGCTTCACGTTCGCGCGTTTCAAGACGGCAACAACGACGGCAAAGGCGACTTTCGCGGGCTGATCACACGGCTCGACTACCTCAAGAGTCTCGGCGTGGACTGCTTGTGGTTGCTGCCGTTCTACCCTTCGCCTCTCAAGGACGACGGGTACGACATCGCCGACTTCTACGACATCCACCCCGACTACGGAACCTTGGAGGACTTCAAGGCCTTCTTGTCCGAAGCGCACGCCCGCGGTATTCGTGTGATCGCCGACCTCGTCGTGAACCACATCAGCGATCAGCACGCGTGGTTCCAAGAGGCGCGCAAGGGCCGCGACAATCCGTACCACGACTACTTCGTGTGGAGCGACACGGGCACCGAGTACCAAGAAGCCCGCATCATCTTCACGGACACGGAGAAGAGCAATTGGACGTGGGACGCCACGGCAGGCCGGTACTTCTGGCACCGCTTCTTCTCTCAGCAGCCCGACCTCAACTACGACAATCCGGCCGTGCGCGAAGAGATGAAGAACGTCATTCGCTTCTGGCTTGGCCTCGGTCTCGACGGCTTTCGCGTGGACGCCGTGCCGTATCTGTACGAGCGCGAAGGCACGATCTGCGAGAACCTGCCCGAGACGCACCAGTACCTGCGTGAATTACGCCAGCTCGCCGACGAGGAGTTTCCCGGCAAGGTCTTGCTCGCCGAGGCGAATCAGTGGCCCGAGGACGTCGTCGCGTACTTCGGCACCGACGAGCAACCGGAATTCCACATGTGCTTCCACTTCCCGGTGATGCCTCGCTTGTTCATGGGGCTGCGCCGCGAAGACGCCACGCCGATCCGCGAGATCATGGACCGCACGCCCGCCATTCCCAGCTTCGGACAGTGGGCGACGTTCTTGCGCAATCACGACGAGTTGACGCTGGAAATGGTGACGGACGAGGAGCGCGATTACATGTACGCGGAGTACGCCAAGGATCCGCGTATGAAGATCAACGTCGGCATTCGCCGACGCCTCATGCCGCTGCTCGACAATTCGCGTCGCCGCACCGAGCTGTTGCACGCGCTGCTGTTCAGCTTGCCCGGCAGCCCCATCTTGTACTACGGCGACGAGATCGGCATGGGCGACAACATCTTCCTCGGAGACCGCAACGGGGTTCGCACGCCCATGCAATGGAGCATGGACCGCAACGCGGGCTTTTCGCGCGCCGATTACAACCTCTTGTACTTCCCGGTCATCGCCGATCCCGTGTACGGCTACCAGACGGTGAACGTCGAGGCGCAGGAACGCTTCGAGACGAGCTTGCTGAAGTGGATGCGCCGCACTTTGCAGACCCGCAAGCGCTATCCGGCCTTCGCGCGCGGCGACATTCAATTCTTGGAGACGGGCAACCGCAAGGTCCTCGCGTTCTTGCGCACTTACGGCGAGGAGCGGCTGCTGGTGGTGTGCAACTTGTCGCGCTTCGTGCAGTCGGCGCAACTCGATATGCGCGCGTACGATGGCTTCACGCCCGTCGAACTCATCGGCGAGACGCCCTTCCCGCCGATCGGGGAGTTGCCGTACTTCTTCACCTTCGGCCCGCACGCCTTCTACTGGTTCCGCTTGGAAAAGCCTCTCGATCAGCCCAGTTGA
- a CDS encoding response regulator, producing MTHSRPIKLLLVEDNPADVILFEECLREWSVPAELRVAHDGVDALTCLRDGPRPDIIVLDLNMPRMGGIELLSELKREPAFQAIPVIVLTTSGSHDDVLKAYGNHANAYVVKPNRVDDFFEIARVMEAFWLRAAKLPFK from the coding sequence ATGACGCATTCCCGACCTATCAAGCTCCTGCTCGTGGAAGACAACCCCGCCGATGTGATCCTCTTCGAGGAGTGTCTGCGCGAGTGGAGCGTTCCGGCTGAGCTGCGTGTCGCGCACGATGGCGTGGACGCCTTGACGTGCCTTCGCGACGGTCCAAGGCCCGACATCATCGTCTTGGACCTCAACATGCCGCGCATGGGCGGCATCGAGTTGCTGAGCGAACTCAAGCGAGAGCCCGCCTTCCAAGCCATCCCGGTGATCGTGTTGACGACGTCGGGCTCGCACGACGACGTGCTCAAGGCCTACGGCAACCACGCCAACGCCTACGTCGTGAAGCCCAACCGCGTCGACGACTTCTTCGAGATCGCGCGAGTGATGGAAGCTTTCTGGCTGCGCGCCGCGAAGCTGCCGTTCAAATGA
- the secA gene encoding preprotein translocase subunit SecA, whose amino-acid sequence MFRLLNKMFDNNQRDVARLRKTIVEPVNAMEAEIQQVEDLAAEYAKLREQVQSGEKTLDDVIVPAFAIIREAGRRSIGKRHYDVQLIGGAALHQGRIAEMRTGEGKTLVATLALALNALEGRGCHLVTVNDYLARVGAEEMGLVYRTLGLTVGLIQNQMQPHERKAAYACDITYVTNSELGFDYLRDNMAQSPDGLVLRADHPLNFAIVDEVDSILIDEARTPLIISGSAEKATDQYYVMAKLVKRLKKGLPAEPGVREEPTEDFVVDEKTKGVHLTEQGITRIEKLLSIQDLYSPENMERAHMITQALRSLHLYEKDTDYIVNEKGEVVIIDEFTGRAMPGRRYGEGLHQAIEAKEGVKIENENQTLATITYQNFFRLFNKFSGMTGTAKTEEKEFLDIYGADVLVIPTNLPVIRKDADDLIYRTKNGKFAAVVEEIKTMHATGRPILIGTVSIETSESLSRLLHAAGVKHSVLNAKYEALEASIVAQAGRSNAVTIATNMAGRGTDIMLGGNAEFMIGEMLEKIGISRYQPEAENLMKAVMRRDERLAQVAAQLPGVDDAFVRDAVQIRDTVEADRVKVKEVGGLHIIGTERHESRRIDNQLRGRAGRQGDPGSSRFYVSFEDDLMRLFANERVVAMMDTLGMDDTQPIEAKMVTSAIERAQKRVEDRNFSIRKQLLEFDNVMSKQRETIYAQRREVLLGPDEDVSESVEGMIGDFVEMQLDNFMPADQSPESWDYDGLRGALLDAIPSFESFDFESLKSMSVADAHHKVLEAAAEAFEARENELGQSLLVGVSRYVLLQVVDQYWKEHLHGMDVLRQGIGLRGYGQRDPFTEYKFEATKMFNEMIDTVKGEVTKFVFRMQVGGTAAAD is encoded by the coding sequence ATGTTTAGGCTCCTGAACAAAATGTTCGACAACAACCAGCGCGACGTGGCGAGGTTGCGCAAGACGATCGTCGAACCTGTTAACGCCATGGAGGCGGAGATCCAGCAAGTCGAGGATCTCGCTGCCGAGTACGCGAAGTTGCGCGAGCAGGTCCAAAGCGGCGAGAAGACTCTCGACGACGTCATCGTGCCCGCCTTCGCCATCATCCGTGAAGCGGGCCGCCGCTCGATCGGCAAGCGGCACTACGACGTGCAGCTCATCGGTGGCGCGGCCCTGCACCAAGGGCGAATCGCCGAAATGCGAACGGGGGAAGGCAAGACGCTCGTCGCGACGCTCGCCCTCGCCCTCAACGCCCTCGAAGGGCGCGGTTGCCACCTCGTGACCGTGAACGATTACCTCGCGCGGGTCGGCGCGGAGGAAATGGGCCTCGTGTACCGCACGCTGGGCCTCACCGTAGGCCTCATCCAGAATCAAATGCAGCCGCACGAACGCAAGGCGGCGTACGCCTGCGACATCACGTACGTCACGAACTCCGAGCTCGGCTTCGACTACTTGCGCGACAATATGGCGCAAAGCCCCGACGGGCTCGTGCTGCGCGCCGATCACCCGCTGAACTTCGCGATCGTCGACGAGGTGGACTCGATCCTCATCGACGAGGCCAGGACGCCCCTCATCATCTCGGGATCGGCTGAAAAGGCGACCGATCAGTACTACGTCATGGCGAAACTCGTCAAGCGCCTCAAAAAGGGCTTGCCCGCCGAGCCCGGCGTGCGCGAGGAGCCGACCGAGGACTTCGTCGTGGACGAGAAGACGAAGGGCGTCCACCTCACCGAGCAAGGCATCACGCGCATAGAGAAACTGCTGTCGATTCAGGACTTGTACTCGCCGGAGAACATGGAGCGCGCGCACATGATCACGCAGGCGCTGCGCTCCCTGCACCTTTACGAGAAGGACACGGACTACATCGTCAACGAAAAAGGCGAAGTCGTCATCATCGATGAGTTCACGGGCCGCGCGATGCCGGGCCGCCGTTACGGCGAGGGCCTGCACCAAGCGATCGAGGCGAAGGAAGGCGTGAAGATCGAAAACGAGAACCAAACGCTCGCGACGATCACGTACCAAAACTTCTTCCGCTTGTTCAACAAGTTCTCCGGCATGACGGGCACCGCGAAGACCGAGGAGAAAGAATTCCTCGACATCTACGGCGCGGACGTCCTCGTCATTCCGACGAATTTGCCCGTCATCCGAAAGGACGCCGACGACCTCATCTACCGCACGAAGAACGGCAAGTTCGCGGCGGTCGTGGAGGAAATCAAGACGATGCACGCGACGGGCCGTCCGATCCTCATCGGGACGGTGAGCATCGAGACGTCCGAGTCCCTGTCGAGGTTGCTGCACGCGGCGGGCGTCAAGCACAGCGTCCTCAACGCGAAGTACGAGGCGCTCGAAGCCTCGATCGTCGCGCAAGCGGGCCGCAGCAACGCCGTGACGATCGCGACGAACATGGCGGGTCGCGGAACGGACATCATGCTGGGCGGCAACGCCGAGTTCATGATCGGCGAGATGCTGGAGAAGATCGGCATCAGCCGCTACCAACCGGAAGCCGAGAACCTCATGAAGGCCGTGATGCGCCGCGACGAGCGCCTCGCGCAAGTCGCGGCGCAACTGCCGGGCGTGGACGACGCCTTCGTGCGTGACGCCGTTCAGATTCGCGACACCGTCGAGGCGGACCGCGTGAAGGTGAAGGAAGTCGGCGGTCTGCACATCATCGGGACGGAACGCCACGAGTCGCGCCGCATCGACAACCAGCTGCGCGGTCGCGCGGGACGGCAAGGCGACCCCGGCTCCAGCCGCTTCTACGTCTCGTTCGAAGACGACCTCATGCGCCTGTTCGCCAACGAACGCGTCGTCGCCATGATGGACACGCTCGGCATGGACGACACGCAGCCGATCGAGGCGAAGATGGTGACGTCCGCGATCGAGCGGGCGCAAAAGCGCGTGGAGGACCGCAACTTCAGCATTCGCAAGCAACTGCTGGAGTTCGACAACGTCATGAGCAAGCAACGCGAGACGATCTACGCGCAACGCCGCGAAGTGCTGCTCGGTCCCGACGAGGACGTTTCCGAAAGCGTCGAAGGCATGATCGGCGACTTCGTCGAGATGCAACTCGACAACTTCATGCCCGCCGATCAAAGTCCCGAGTCGTGGGACTACGATGGCTTGCGCGGCGCGCTTCTGGACGCCATTCCCTCGTTCGAGAGCTTCGACTTCGAATCCTTGAAGTCCATGAGCGTCGCAGACGCGCACCACAAGGTGCTGGAGGCGGCCGCCGAGGCGTTCGAGGCGCGCGAGAACGAACTCGGCCAGAGCTTGCTGGTCGGCGTGTCACGCTACGTGCTGCTGCAAGTCGTCGATCAGTACTGGAAGGAGCACTTGCACGGCATGGACGTCTTGCGTCAAGGCATCGGCCTTCGTGGATACGGGCAGCGTGACCCCTTCACGGAGTACAAATTCGAAGCGACCAAGATGTTCAACGAGATGATCGACACCGTCAAGGGCGAAGTCACGAAGTTCGTGTTCCGCATGCAAGTCGGCGGCACGGCAGCGGCCGACTGA
- a CDS encoding Bax inhibitor-1/YccA family protein, translating to MYPNTIATSSVSTVRSFFNRTYSWMTMGLALTAGIAYLTSTNENLLGFVAENFLMLMLLQLGVVFGLSFLINRVSAGVASGLFVLYAALTGLTFSILPAIYPAADILAAFVTTAGMFGAMSLLGYTTKIDLTRFRGILLMALIGLVIASLVNIFLASGPLSWIISIVGVILFAALTAYDTQKLKELALSGVDASSATGEKLAVYGALTLYLDFINMFMFILRLFGLARSSD from the coding sequence ATGTATCCCAACACCATCGCGACTTCTTCCGTTTCGACCGTTCGATCCTTCTTCAACCGGACGTACTCGTGGATGACGATGGGCCTGGCCCTCACGGCGGGCATCGCGTACCTCACGAGCACGAACGAGAACCTGCTCGGTTTCGTCGCCGAAAACTTCTTGATGCTGATGCTGCTTCAGCTCGGCGTCGTCTTCGGGTTGAGCTTTTTGATCAACCGCGTGTCCGCCGGCGTCGCGAGCGGCCTGTTCGTGCTGTACGCGGCGCTGACGGGACTGACGTTCTCCATCCTGCCCGCCATCTATCCGGCGGCGGACATCCTCGCGGCGTTCGTCACGACGGCGGGCATGTTCGGCGCGATGAGCTTGCTCGGCTACACCACCAAGATCGACCTCACGCGCTTCCGGGGCATCTTGCTGATGGCGCTGATCGGCCTCGTCATCGCCAGCCTCGTCAACATCTTCCTCGCGAGCGGACCGTTGAGTTGGATCATCTCCATCGTCGGCGTGATCCTCTTCGCGGCCCTCACCGCCTACGACACGCAAAAACTCAAGGAACTCGCCTTGAGCGGCGTCGACGCGAGCAGCGCGACGGGCGAGAAGCTCGCCGTGTACGGCGCCTTGACGCTGTACCTCGACTTCATCAACATGTTCATGTTCATCTTGCGCTTGTTCGGACTCGCGCGCAGCAGCGACTGA
- a CDS encoding OsmC family protein: MANIKRKANAHWTGDLRSGRGELSTPSGVLKDTAYSYHTRFEDGQGTNPEELVAAAHAGCFTMAFSNVLKSHGHEPRDLHTEATCVMNQVPGGFKLAEMQLVVRGSADGLDQEGFQRLAEEAEQGCPISGALRNNLAISVQATLE; the protein is encoded by the coding sequence ATGGCGAACATCAAGAGAAAAGCCAACGCTCATTGGACGGGCGATCTTCGCAGCGGTCGAGGTGAACTGTCCACGCCGAGCGGGGTCCTCAAGGACACGGCGTACAGCTACCACACCCGTTTCGAGGACGGCCAAGGTACCAATCCCGAGGAACTCGTCGCCGCCGCTCACGCCGGATGCTTCACGATGGCGTTCTCGAACGTCCTCAAAAGTCACGGACACGAGCCGCGCGACCTTCACACCGAGGCGACCTGCGTCATGAATCAAGTGCCGGGAGGCTTCAAGCTCGCCGAGATGCAACTCGTCGTGCGTGGAAGCGCCGACGGCCTCGACCAAGAAGGCTTTCAGCGCCTCGCCGAGGAAGCCGAGCAAGGCTGCCCGATCTCGGGCGCCTTGAGGAACAACTTGGCGATCAGCGTGCAAGCGACGCTGGAGTAA
- a CDS encoding collagen-like protein, protein MKFRYSLTTLLLLGSTAFAGGGSGEPTQQPAVRPAVPAQTQPVSCTDAAPYARAAIDLVVQRGLIVGYPGGSFDWCDAATRQEVAVIFARLLTLYKLEDIARNTQELQTLQLGLQEILRAISELQDQVRAQAQQIDQLQNQIRAIQDALGRVTTTPGPAGAQGPAGATGAQGPAGEQGPAGPQGPAGATGAQGPAGEQGPAGPQGPAGATGAQGPAGEQGPAGPQGPAGATGAQGPAGEQGPAGPQGPAGATGAQGPAGEQGPAGPAGPQGPAGATGAQGPAGPQGPAGEQGPVGPQGPEGRAGRDFVPPAEPFRTTSYLGVSLYSVLQQNVGQVVRVIAGNDSLVGNFGLRVSGDITINGTSPGNSVALAGTYRTTIGLVDGYVGIGGGLNLSNQATFGEGVLGVDYRLLENVALFGEARSRYYFDGSNANIGSIAFGVQLRF, encoded by the coding sequence ATGAAGTTCAGATACTCATTGACGACGTTGCTGCTGTTGGGCAGCACAGCCTTCGCGGGCGGCGGAAGCGGAGAGCCGACGCAACAGCCTGCCGTGCGTCCGGCCGTGCCCGCCCAAACCCAGCCCGTGTCATGCACGGACGCCGCGCCATACGCGCGCGCCGCGATCGACCTCGTCGTGCAGCGCGGCCTCATCGTCGGATACCCCGGTGGATCCTTCGATTGGTGCGACGCCGCCACGCGGCAAGAAGTCGCCGTGATCTTCGCGCGGCTTCTGACGCTGTACAAGCTCGAAGACATCGCGCGCAACACGCAAGAGCTGCAAACGCTGCAACTCGGCTTGCAAGAAATTTTGCGCGCCATCAGCGAACTGCAAGATCAGGTGCGCGCCCAAGCGCAACAAATCGACCAACTTCAAAACCAAATCCGCGCCATCCAAGACGCGCTCGGCCGCGTCACCACCACCCCTGGCCCGGCAGGCGCTCAAGGCCCCGCGGGCGCGACGGGCGCCCAAGGCCCCGCCGGCGAGCAAGGTCCCGCCGGTCCCCAAGGTCCTGCCGGTGCGACGGGCGCCCAAGGCCCCGCCGGCGAGCAAGGTCCCGCCGGTCCCCAAGGCCCTGCGGGCGCGACGGGCGCCCAAGGCCCCGCTGGCGAGCAAGGCCCCGCCGGTCCCCAAGGTCCTGCCGGTGCGACGGGCGCTCAAGGCCCCGCCGGTGAGCAAGGTCCTGCCGGCCCTCAAGGCCCTGCGGGCGCGACGGGCGCTCAAGGCCCCGCCGGTGAGCAAGGTCCTGCCGGCCCCGCCGGTCCTCAAGGCCCCGCGGGCGCGACGGGCGCCCAAGGCCCCGCCGGTCCTCAAGGCCCCGCGGGCGAGCAAGGCCCGGTCGGTCCCCAAGGCCCCGAGGGCCGCGCCGGGCGCGACTTCGTGCCGCCCGCCGAGCCTTTCCGCACGACCTCGTACCTCGGCGTGAGCTTGTACAGCGTCTTACAGCAAAACGTCGGCCAAGTTGTTCGCGTCATCGCCGGGAACGATTCGCTCGTCGGCAACTTCGGCTTGCGCGTGAGCGGCGACATCACCATCAACGGCACGTCGCCCGGCAACAGCGTCGCCCTCGCGGGCACGTACCGCACGACGATCGGCCTCGTCGACGGCTACGTCGGCATCGGCGGCGGCTTGAACTTGTCGAACCAAGCGACGTTCGGCGAAGGCGTGCTCGGCGTCGACTACCGCCTGCTCGAAAACGTCGCCTTGTTCGGCGAAGCGCGCTCGCGCTACTACTTCGACGGCAGCAACGCCAACATCGGTTCGATCGCGTTCGGCGTGCAACTGCGCTTCTGA
- a CDS encoding GNAT family N-acetyltransferase, giving the protein MIRPATPTDAFFAAPLIQETIGDIGLALTGARRNEEAEPIIAAFFRQPANRLSFENTFVAELGGRPAGLLIAYDGARAHDLDAPFRERLRTLGLRNHIDSETSAGEFYLDTIVVQAAHRGRGLAKRLILAAEEEARTLGLPTALLVSPSNTVAWNLYRSVGYEEDARVTVAGHAYAHLVKRP; this is encoded by the coding sequence GTGATCCGCCCTGCCACGCCCACCGACGCGTTCTTCGCTGCGCCCCTGATTCAAGAAACCATCGGCGACATCGGCCTCGCGTTGACGGGCGCGCGAAGAAACGAGGAGGCCGAGCCGATCATCGCGGCGTTCTTTCGGCAGCCCGCCAATCGGCTGAGCTTCGAGAACACCTTCGTGGCCGAGCTCGGCGGTCGGCCCGCCGGACTGCTGATCGCGTACGACGGCGCGCGGGCGCACGACCTCGACGCTCCTTTTCGCGAGCGCCTCCGCACACTCGGTCTTCGCAACCACATCGATTCCGAGACGAGCGCGGGCGAGTTCTACCTCGACACGATCGTCGTGCAGGCCGCACACCGCGGGCGCGGCCTGGCGAAACGACTCATCCTCGCCGCCGAGGAAGAAGCGCGGACGCTCGGCTTGCCGACCGCGCTTCTCGTCAGCCCGTCGAACACGGTCGCTTGGAACCTCTACCGTTCGGTGGGCTACGAGGAGGACGCGCGCGTGACCGTCGCGGGACACGCGTACGCCCACCTCGTGAAGCGCCCGTGA
- a CDS encoding alpha/beta hydrolase — MSHWGVESWTFGRELKGFRKLARDERGAVLLLHGYGEHAGRYGHVVEALADAGFSVYAYDQRGHGQSSGPRALVRMADLAEDHLAAREWLRAHVKTPVFALGHSMGGLVTAMSVVRDSRGLAGVILSSPALVTGQDAPPLVRRLAPLIALVAPSFPASVIEKGVLSRQAQVQEAFDADPLCYTGKVKARTGAEMMTAGHALWSQLDRWSLPTLVIHGDADRLITVEGSRRFLREVKSADVQYWEVAGGYHELFNDEGADEAIAKVTSWLNGHVQLRA, encoded by the coding sequence ATGTCGCATTGGGGCGTGGAAAGTTGGACGTTCGGCCGGGAGCTCAAGGGATTTCGCAAGCTCGCGCGTGACGAGCGCGGCGCGGTGCTGCTGCTGCACGGCTACGGTGAGCACGCGGGCCGCTACGGGCACGTCGTCGAAGCCCTCGCCGACGCTGGTTTCAGCGTGTACGCGTACGATCAGCGCGGGCACGGCCAATCGAGCGGACCGCGCGCCCTCGTGCGCATGGCCGACCTCGCCGAAGACCACCTCGCGGCGCGCGAGTGGTTGCGCGCGCACGTGAAGACGCCGGTGTTCGCCCTCGGGCACTCGATGGGCGGTCTCGTCACGGCGATGAGCGTCGTTCGCGATTCGCGGGGCCTCGCGGGTGTGATCTTGTCCAGTCCGGCGCTCGTGACGGGACAAGACGCGCCGCCGCTCGTGCGTCGCCTCGCGCCTTTGATCGCGCTCGTCGCGCCGAGCTTTCCCGCCAGCGTCATCGAAAAAGGCGTCTTGTCGCGCCAAGCCCAAGTGCAAGAAGCCTTCGACGCCGACCCGTTGTGCTACACGGGCAAGGTGAAGGCGCGAACGGGCGCGGAGATGATGACGGCGGGCCACGCCTTGTGGTCGCAGCTGGACCGCTGGAGCCTTCCGACGCTCGTCATTCACGGTGACGCCGACCGTCTCATCACCGTGGAAGGCTCGCGGCGTTTTCTGCGTGAAGTCAAGAGCGCGGACGTGCAGTACTGGGAAGTGGCGGGGGGGTATCACGAACTGTTCAACGACGAGGGCGCGGACGAGGCGATCGCGAAGGTCACGTCTTGGTTGAACGGGCACGTCCAATTAAGAGCGTGA